The sequence below is a genomic window from Brevibacillus composti.
AGACGTTCGGCTGCCTTCCAGTCCACCTGGGCATCATAAGCCTCACTAATGAACCGTAAAGGCACAAAGGTACGGTTTTGTTTTAAGATGGCAGACGCATCAAAAGTGATCTGTTTTCCAGAAACGGTTGCCTTCTTCTCCCCGATCCTAAGTGTTATCTGCTTGCCGTTCCGGTCAATCTTCACTGTTTGAATCGCTTCATTCCACTCCACTTTGGCTCCGAGTTTTTCGCTGATAAAACGGATCGGCACCATTGTTCTGTTAGTGGCCGGGTCAATGAATGGTTTAGCGTCTGGAAGATTAACGACTACACCGTCCACTTTAATGCTAATTGGTTTTGATTCATTTGCTAGCGTCTGTCCAGTGATACCAAACGCTAAAAACACTGCAAATGCAATTTTGAAGAACGTTTTCATAGGCTCCTTCTCTCCTCTAGTTCCCTGTCGGGTTGGATCTTTGCTTTTATTTCAGCCTGATACTTTTGAAGTTCTGAGAGGAAAAGGCTGCTTTGCCCTTCGGTTAAGTGGCCTAACTGGATGTGTGCCAGCTCCCGTTTTGCAACATGAATCTGGATTTCGGGAGACAGTTTTTTGTTTATAACTACATAGGGGATTTGATCGTGGATGATTGCGAAGCCCTCCAGAAGAGGACTACCAAAAAAGAAGCGCGGGGTAACAGCATGCTGCCGTAGAAACGCCTCAATCTGTCTTTGTGCAAAGAGGCTTCCCGTGATTTCTCGCATGTTTGCCTCTTGTCTGATCAGATCCCCCCAACGTTCTTCCGGAGAGTGTTTTTTCATAGGTTAGCAGCTCCTACATTCACCGACTTGCTCACTGAACTGGTAGCTGCGGTGATTGAAGCACGAAGCTGCTCAATTACCTTATTTCGCTCCCTACTGTTTACATCGGGATTTTCTAATAATTTTAAAGCCATCTCGCACGATAGAAGCAGATCCGGAGCAGCAATAATCAAACGAGTATTTTTGGGAGCATGTTTAGGATCAAACTGACCGCGAAATTGTAGAACATCGTAACCGTCTGCAGAAACGATCCTCCAGGGAGTCATTGAATGTTTCTGTCTCCCTTTGTTGGCTTTTTTGACTCTGCTCGATACAATAGAACTAGGTTTCATACAAGAGACCTCCTATGGACGTTCCTGTTGCTTGCGAGGCTTGGGGGAACGTCCTGTTATTTTTGCTGTTTCAAGTACAAATCCAAAGCAATTCTTATGTGTTCGGCAATACTTTGTTTGGTTTCGTAAGCCAACTTTCGTAGGGCTTCGTGCTGCTCATCTGTGATATAGGTTTTTATCGGTTTGTACGCCTTTTCTTCCTCGATTTTCGGTCCTCCTTCCACGTTTCATAGAACCATGGTACCATGGTTCTATGACAGAGTCAAGGAATTTTTCCCAATTCCTTCTTGATTAGAATCGTCGCTCGTCCTTGTAATTTTTTTAGGCCAGGGATAGACTAATATTGATTGGGTAGGGAAGTGGACAACCCCACCTACCCTTTCATCTAGCGGTTAGAAGAATCCGATTTGTGGTCGGGTTCTTCTTTTTTTATTGCACTTCTAGGTTCAGCTCTCCACCACTCCCGGATCTCCCCTAGAAACAAAAAACCCTGGCAAAGCAAAGGGACTCCAGCATCTAATTTAGTTTTTGTTATCTTTTATAACACCATTTCGTTTAACTGTTATCCACTCATCAAGTCGTTTTTCTTCATCACGTAGCCGATCTACTTTTGTTTCGCGTTCGGCAACTTCGTTTTGCATGAAAACCAGC
It includes:
- a CDS encoding copper amine oxidase N-terminal domain-containing protein, whose product is MKTFFKIAFAVFLAFGITGQTLANESKPISIKVDGVVVNLPDAKPFIDPATNRTMVPIRFISEKLGAKVEWNEAIQTVKIDRNGKQITLRIGEKKATVSGKQITFDASAILKQNRTFVPLRFISEAYDAQVDWKAAERLISIQTRTPVIKDASGRNFPVDNKDKRFQAFHQGLQIKNGVLTGTVPQNGPGLYVGCQIYFKPGHNPIAVVVQPGESFSYKVEEINVLGITIIDQANKKVLASYTYRDLPALNADEDKPAGGQ
- a CDS encoding ribbon-helix-helix protein, CopG family; translation: MEGGPKIEEEKAYKPIKTYITDEQHEALRKLAYETKQSIAEHIRIALDLYLKQQK